A genomic segment from Thermodesulfobacteriota bacterium encodes:
- a CDS encoding IPTL-CTERM sorting domain-containing protein — MIIRIITLILLIGLTVESYAQIPIPFQCDNRFYQVFNTDGSTLAHNAFTGQTEVASFNAGRFINSVGYRSADNFAYGIIVGTPNLFRLGSNGAVEDLGPIANLEMINYPAGDFADDGLLYVYQQAFEAFPNIMYGIDVDIPAVVNVVMIDGPLFSTTDMTFNPVDGLFYAVSGGDAVPNDDEIPADNLIAIDIIERTVAIVGPTNVSREESNVNFASMFADSFGNVYGQDRFSGGLYKFDKATGNGKLIGSTPVVEGVLGGTDGFCCKESVLPKFAHPRNVPTLSEWGLIATALMLGVIGFIVMRRRAIQSA; from the coding sequence ATGATTATAAGAATAATAACATTAATCCTTTTAATTGGCTTGACTGTAGAATCATATGCTCAGATACCTATACCATTTCAATGTGACAATAGGTTTTATCAGGTATTTAACACTGACGGAAGTACTCTAGCTCACAATGCTTTTACTGGTCAAACTGAAGTAGCATCGTTTAATGCAGGGCGATTTATAAATTCAGTCGGATATAGAAGCGCAGACAATTTTGCATATGGCATTATCGTTGGAACACCCAATCTATTTAGGCTTGGTTCTAATGGAGCTGTAGAAGATCTTGGTCCAATAGCTAATTTAGAAATGATAAACTATCCGGCCGGTGATTTTGCAGACGATGGTCTTCTATATGTCTACCAGCAGGCATTTGAAGCCTTTCCTAATATTATGTACGGAATAGATGTCGATATTCCAGCCGTTGTCAATGTAGTTATGATTGATGGACCTTTGTTTAGTACAACTGACATGACTTTTAACCCGGTTGATGGTCTGTTTTATGCAGTATCAGGTGGTGATGCCGTTCCTAATGATGACGAGATACCTGCTGACAATCTTATCGCAATAGATATTATAGAGCGAACAGTAGCCATAGTCGGGCCCACAAATGTTAGTAGAGAGGAATCAAATGTTAATTTTGCTTCTATGTTTGCGGACTCATTTGGCAACGTATATGGGCAAGATAGATTCTCTGGAGGACTTTATAAATTCGATAAAGCAACCGGAAATGGCAAATTAATTGGGTCAACTCCAGTGGTAGAAGGTGTTCTGGGAGGAACTGATGGATTTTGCTGCAAAGAAAGTGTATTACCAAAATTTGCACATCCTAGAAATGTACCAACTCTATCTGAGTGGGGACTCATAGCCACAGCTCTTATGTTAGGAGTTATAGGCTTTATAGTTATGAGAAGAAGAGCTATACAATCTGCATAG
- the mqnC gene encoding cyclic dehypoxanthinyl futalosine synthase translates to MSVESIYDKILNSERVTCDEAMVLLKDADTIKMGSLADSVRRKFHPDGTVTFVADTNPNYTNVCDTECLFCAFWRPPSASDAYTLSVDKVIDIMRTSYHNGATTVLLQGGHNPEIDLDYYLEIVKRANEEIPDLHLHAFSAPEVSAIAKYTGISTTDVLQQLWDAGLRTIPGGGAEVLSNKIRKKISPLKIDADEWMRVTREAHLVGFKTTATMMFGHFEEDEHIVEHLERIRELQDETGNFLAFIPWTFKPKNTFLERKLSSEVGGDRYLRVLALSRIYLDNFKHIQGSWFTQGNKVGTISMYYGASDLGGTLFDENVLTCAENKYRSSLDELVHMIRSAGFKPAQRNTYYEVLNRF, encoded by the coding sequence ATGAGTGTTGAATCAATTTACGATAAAATACTTAATTCAGAGCGGGTCACTTGTGATGAAGCTATGGTTTTGCTAAAAGACGCGGACACGATTAAAATGGGCTCTTTAGCAGATTCTGTAAGAAGGAAATTTCATCCAGACGGAACAGTTACATTTGTAGCCGACACTAATCCTAATTATACAAATGTATGTGATACAGAATGCCTATTCTGCGCATTCTGGAGACCCCCAAGTGCTTCAGATGCCTATACGCTGAGTGTGGATAAAGTTATAGATATTATGCGCACCTCGTACCACAACGGTGCCACAACGGTTCTTTTGCAAGGAGGTCACAACCCTGAGATAGATCTGGATTATTATCTAGAGATTGTAAAAAGAGCCAATGAGGAGATCCCCGATCTTCATCTGCACGCATTTTCAGCCCCTGAAGTCAGTGCGATTGCAAAATATACTGGAATATCTACAACTGATGTACTGCAGCAGCTATGGGACGCAGGGCTTAGGACAATTCCCGGCGGCGGCGCTGAAGTGCTATCAAATAAAATTAGAAAAAAAATCAGCCCACTTAAAATAGACGCCGATGAGTGGATGAGGGTAACCAGAGAGGCACATCTAGTAGGCTTTAAAACCACCGCGACTATGATGTTTGGCCATTTTGAAGAAGATGAGCATATTGTAGAGCATCTTGAGCGAATTAGAGAACTTCAAGATGAAACCGGGAACTTCTTGGCATTTATCCCATGGACATTTAAACCCAAAAATACTTTTTTAGAGCGAAAGCTCTCAAGCGAAGTAGGCGGCGATAGGTATTTAAGAGTACTAGCGCTATCGAGAATATATTTAGACAACTTTAAGCACATACAAGGCTCATGGTTCACGCAAGGCAATAAAGTAGGCACTATCTCCATGTACTACGGCGCAAGTGATCTTGGAGGGACACTGTTTGATGAGAATGTATTAACTTGTGCTGAAAACAAGTACCGCTCTAGCTTAGATGAACTGGTTCATATGATCAGATCTGCGGGTTTTAAGCCGGCTCAAAGAAATACATACTATGAAGTTCTAAATAGATTTTAG